A genome region from Panthera leo isolate Ple1 chromosome A2, P.leo_Ple1_pat1.1, whole genome shotgun sequence includes the following:
- the LSM5 gene encoding U6 snRNA-associated Sm-like protein LSm5, with protein MAANATTNPSQLLPLELVDKCIGSRIHIVMKSDKEIVGTLLGFDDFVNMVLEDVTEFEITPEGRRITKLDQILLNGNNITMLVPGGEGPEV; from the exons ATGGCGGCGAACGCTACTACTAACCCGTCGCAGCTGCTTCCTCTAG aacttgTGGACAAATGTATAGGATCAAGAATTCACATTGTGATGAAGAGTGATAAAGAGATTGTTGGCACACTTTTGGGATTTGATGACTTTGTCA ATATGGTACTGGAGGATGTCACTGAGTT TGAAATCACACCAGAAGGAAGAAGGATCACTAAATTAGATCAGATtttgttaaatggaaataatataacAATG CTGGTTCCTGGAGGAGAAGGACCTGAAGTATGA